A genomic region of Eucalyptus grandis isolate ANBG69807.140 chromosome 5, ASM1654582v1, whole genome shotgun sequence contains the following coding sequences:
- the LOC104445618 gene encoding inositol transporter 4: protein MEGGHTKPDKTELTECWRTTWKAPYIMRLALSAGIGGLLFGYDTGVISGALLYIREDFEEVDKKTWLQETIVSMAVAGAIIGAAVGGWMNDRFGRKISILLADALFFIGAVVMAASVAPWMLIIGRILVGLGVGMASMTAPLYISEASPARIRGALVSTNGFLITGGQFLSYLINLAFTHAPGTWRWMLGVAGLPALVQFILMLFLPESPRWLYRKNKIDEARSILDKIYPANEVEDEMNALQESVEAEIADESIVAESMIAKVKGAWSNPVVRRGLYAGITVQVAQQFVGINTVLYYSPTIVQFAGFASNKTALALSLITAGLNVVGTVVSMAFVDRYGRRRLMIVSMFGIIACLVVLSVLFWQASLHAPAVSKLGSSHFGGNTTCPAYLSAPNAASWNCMSCLHTKCAFCADGTNKYQPGACMISDKGIRGMCRGERRIWFENGCPSKFGIFAVLLLGLYIISYAPGMGTVPWIVNSEIYPLRYRGTGGGIAAVANWSSNLVVSQTFLTLTEALGSAGIFLLFAGFSFLGLIAIYFLVPETKGLHIEEVEKLLQEGYKPKAFKKRKSKVEGSS from the exons ATGGAGGGAGGTCATACCAAACCCGATAAGACAGAGCTCACCGAATGTTGGCGCACCACATGGAAGGCGCCGTATATCATGAGGCTCGCACTGTCGGCTGGAATTGGTGGATTGCTGTTTGGCTATGACACAG GGGTCATTTCTGGGGCGTTGCTCTATATTCGGGAGGACTTCGAAGAGGTCGACAAGAAAACGTGGCTACAG GAAACTATTGTGAGTATGGCTGTTGCTGGAGCTATCATTGGAGCTGCTGTTGGTGGGTGGATGAACGATAGATTCGGAAGGAAAATATCGATACTTCTGGCCGATGCCCTGTTCTTTATTGGTGCAGTCGTAATGGCCGCCTCTGTAGCTCCATGGATGCTCATCATCGGAAGAATACTCGTAGGTTTAGGCGTTGGAATGGCTTCCATGACCGCGCCTCTCTACATTTCCGAAGCTTCTCCTGCTAGGATAAGGGGCGCGCTAGTTAGCACAAATGGTTTCCTCATTACCGGAGGGCAATTCTTGTCTTATCTCATCAATCTGGCCTTCACTCAT GCACCTGGGACTTGGCGTTGGATGCTCGGGGTAGCTGGACTTCCTGCCCTTGTTCAATTCATCCTCATGTTATTTCTGCCAGAGTCTCCAAGGTGGCTCTACAGAAAG AACAAGATCGATGAAGCTAGGAgtattttggacaagatttatCCTGCCAATGAGGTCGAGGACGAAATGAATGCCCTACAAGAATCTGTTGAAGCCGAAATAGCCGATGAGAGCATCGTGGCAGAGAGTATGATTGCCAAAGTGAAGGGTGCTTGGAGTAACCCGGTAGTTCGAAGAGGATTATATGCTGGAATTACGGTTCAAGTGGCTCAGCAGTTTGTGGGAATTAATACGGTCTTGTATTACAGTCCGACGATAGTTCAGTTTGCTGGGTTTGCTTCGAACAAGACCGCTTTGGCTCTCTCCCTCATAACTGCCGGCCTCAATGTGGTTGGTACTGTTGTGAGCATGGCATTTGTCGATAGATATGGACGGAGAAGGTTGATGATTGTTTCCATGTTTGGTATTATTGCTTGCTTGGTTGTGTTGTCCGTCTTATTCTGGCAAGCGTCTCTACACGCCCCTGCGGTTAGTAAGTTGGGGTCTAGCCACTTCGGTGGAAACACTACATGTCCCGCTTATTTGTCGGCTCCAAATGCAGCCTCATGGAACTGCATGTCTTGCTTACACACTAAATGTGCATTTTGTGCCGATGGTACAAATAAG TATCAACCTGGAGCATGTATGATTTCTGACAAAGGAATAAGGGGCATGTGCCGAGGCGAGCGACGGATATGGTTCGAGAATGGCTGTCCAAGCAAGTTCGGAATATTCGCCGTCCTTCTCCTTGGTCTGTACATCATATCTTATGCACCTGGGATGGGAACCGTGCCATGGATCGTGAATTCAGAGATTTACCCACTGAGATATCGAGGCACCGGGGGAGGGATTGCAGCGGTCGCCAACTGGAGCTCGAATTTAGTTGTGAGCCAGACGTTCTTGACCTTGACAGAGGCTCTTGGCTCGGCCGGCATCTTCCTCCTTTTCGCCGGGTTTTCCTTTCTCGGGCTCATCGCCATTTACTTCTTGGTGCCGGAAACCAAGGGGTTACATATCGAGGAAGTTGAGAAGCTGTTGCAAGAGGGATACAAGCCTAAGGCtttcaaaaagaggaaatcCAAAGTTGAAGGGTCTTCTTGA